CCCGAGGGCACGAATCCGGGATCCACGGAGCGTAGGTTCTGGAAACTGCGGACCAGTAGGCCGGCACCGACCGCGAGCATCAGAGCCATCGCGAACTGTGCGACGACGAAAGCGTTTTGAACCTTTTGCTTTCCCGCGCTCCCCGTTGACCTGGCTCCGTCTCGGATGGTGCTTTGCAAGTCCGACTGCAGTAGACGCACGATCGGCGCGAGCCCGAAGAGAACTCCGGTCAGCAGGCTCACGCCAGCGACTACACCGAGCACCGTTCCGTCGATCTGGATCGACTCGGCGCGTGGCAGTGTGACCGGCGCGAGGCTCAGCAGCACGCGCACACCGACCTGTGCGCCCGCGAGGCCGAGCAGCGCCCCCGCCCCTGCGAGCACCAGACTCTCGGTCACGAGCTGCTTGATCAGGCGCCCGCGCCCAGCCCCGAACGCCACCCGGACCGCGATCTCCTTGGCCCGCACTTCCGACCTGGAGAGCAAGAGGTTTGCGACGTTTGCGCACGCGATGAGCAAAATGAAGCCCGTCGCGCCCAGCAGAACGAGCAGCGCCGTCCGTGTATCTCCTACGATCTCGTCGTGCAGTTTCGCCACCGTGACGGTCCAGCCGCGGTTCGAGTCGGGATTCGCCTGCTCGATTCGGGCCGCGACACCGACCAGGTCCGTGCGCGCCGCCCCGAGCGCGTCGGCGTCGTTCAGACGACCGATGGCGCTCATCCAACGCGCCTGTCTACTCTGGATCTGCATGGTCCACGTCATGTTGATCCACATGTCCGTGTTGTCCGGAAACGTGTGCTCCGGCCGCACGATACCGATGACCTCGATCGGGCCGCCATCCAACGTGATCGACTGGCCGATTACGGCCGGGTCGCCTCCGAAGCGGCGTTGCCAGAATCCGTGACTGAGCACTGCGACTGCCGTCGAGCCCGGGCCGTCGTCTTCCCGGAAGGCCCGCCCCGAGAGCGGCAGCACACCCATTACCGTGAAGAAGTCTTCGGTCGTGTGCACCACACGCACACGCGTCGGATTCCCGTCGTCCTCGGTCACGGTCCCCGTTGTGGGCCAGAACGCGGCCATCGACTCGAACGTGGTGTTCATGGTCCGCCAGTCGTCGAAGTCCATGGGCGACACCATGTACTTGTCCTGATTCTGCTCGTCGTTGCGTGTCCAGAGCAGCGTCAGCTCCTCCGATTCTTCGAACGGAAGCGGGTCGAGCAACACGGCTTTGACCACCGTGTAAATTGCGGTGTTCGCACCTATGCCCAGCGCCAGCGTGATGATCGCCACGGCGCTGAACACGGGGTTCTTCACGATCATGCGCAGCCCGTACTTGAGATCCTGCATCATGTCCTCCCAAAGCTTCGTTCCCCGGGCCTCCCGGGTCTCGTCCTTGATTCGTTCCACACCCCCGAAGCGGAGCATCGCCTGACGCCGGGCCTCTTCAGGTGCTAGCCCCTCCCTCCGAAGTCGAGCTGCCTCCATCTCGAGGTGGAAGCGCACTTCGTCGTCAAGGTCCTTCCAGGCCGCGTCAGGTCGAAGGAGCGTCTTGAGCTTCACTCCGATGCCGCGTAGCCAGTCCGTCAGCATGGTCATCCCCCCGCCTCCGCTCCCCGTCGCCTA
This Gemmatimonadota bacterium DNA region includes the following protein-coding sequences:
- a CDS encoding ABC transporter permease: MTMLTDWLRGIGVKLKTLLRPDAAWKDLDDEVRFHLEMEAARLRREGLAPEEARRQAMLRFGGVERIKDETREARGTKLWEDMMQDLKYGLRMIVKNPVFSAVAIITLALGIGANTAIYTVVKAVLLDPLPFEESEELTLLWTRNDEQNQDKYMVSPMDFDDWRTMNTTFESMAAFWPTTGTVTEDDGNPTRVRVVHTTEDFFTVMGVLPLSGRAFREDDGPGSTAVAVLSHGFWQRRFGGDPAVIGQSITLDGGPIEVIGIVRPEHTFPDNTDMWINMTWTMQIQSRQARWMSAIGRLNDADALGAARTDLVGVAARIEQANPDSNRGWTVTVAKLHDEIVGDTRTALLVLLGATGFILLIACANVANLLLSRSEVRAKEIAVRVAFGAGRGRLIKQLVTESLVLAGAGALLGLAGAQVGVRVLLSLAPVTLPRAESIQIDGTVLGVVAGVSLLTGVLFGLAPIVRLLQSDLQSTIRDGARSTGSAGKQKVQNAFVVAQFAMALMLAVGAGLLVRSFQNLRSVDPGFVPSGVLTLELDVSTSVAPGNQEVIDFYEQFERRIAELPGVLAVGDASSLPLGEALDYSQIFSFVDKEVPPEVEVRAFNRLVSPGFLSAMRTPIIAGRDFNSMDRVGSPGAVLINETLANRFFPGEDPIGEKIGDVRTCYGPLGCLHVAGDIQESEIVGVVRDVKYDGLRVDAQPGIYFSGMQSSIKRRTIVVRSTSATSALLPAIRQELASMNPSVALTNVQSLDDVVADAQSRDRFSALLLSMFGIVALLLASVGVYGVLAYTVEQRTSELGIRMALGADRGDVRGMVLSDGLRLVLVGLGVGIVGAIAVSGVISSQLYGVNARDPVIYGGITASLLLVGLTASFVPAWRATRVSPLVAMRSE